aaagaagtaagcggataggctttcaaacaactccaagaagattcacacaaaaataattacttcccaataaaatagtatgtaaCAGTGTatatacaacgaatttaggttcaacgatttgccccaaataggggtgttttccgatcgtggtatacactgtctaatggatgtccatcttgaaaaatacccgccacaaaaatacgaggaggcttcgcattttcctatctcctcctacgataattgtttttaatagctgaaaactggttgaacagctagagtacagcatcataatgttgaagacaggccgattttcttaaaaaaatactattttgatagatttaatatacgattatacaaatgtattgatttgcgatgaatggaacattccaatctctgtttcacaagtgtctattccctcaggcgtcgtaaaggcaagtacagcactgtatactcgaaattcgatccatttttgttttcaatctgtgctgcagaggttggatataatttttttttaaacggataatgagctagcgttttcactcgccctatattatgtacaaatctttattattgcagttaaaccacccacatcatcacctttccctcactggcatgagtagcgttgtaaaaccagtagagaataggcctacggtacatcacatgccctaaacgcagaacaactttggtgggtagggtaggaaccaacttaagtatgaattggctctaagaaacaattgaaaaccattaggcctactaattaagttgagttagataatttaatatttattgacgattaaatcgaatttatgattttccccgaatagaggtggttttcacaaattgttttacattatattataaacatatacacgtcgtagtgatgtatcgttacatgtgctgtactatttcaatcgactaggacggtgatagtttcaacaaagtattacatcgcaatgttttactgtgtttagtggtatattatttgtaaaacatgaaagcaattaatatttcgttactaaatggataaagaatatattttaacattgttcctctttgcacccatcctcttccccatccctcaaccctaatgttacatacaaaacacaaattaagtttgtttaaatttgacttaaacaataggtcttattttgtgacaagtttatctttcggaagtaatagagtgctaattttagttgagtacataaatcacagtgtctatttattcgttcctgtacacgacatgtattattgtcctgcggtacgtacatttgaaatcgccagttttttaacgctgaaattattatgtattcgagaaccatctgtgggcacgacctagtggatagaattttgcttaaaaacatatacaaaaaacatcgataaaaaatacttttcgaatttaaaaacatttgaaacttcttttatatgttcaatataggttgctctattcacagaaacaaaatttcattcatgaacgttttttgttggttgttcttttcaaaatctttattaggtttaaaaaatgctttggaattgtatggtctttcataagtgtacattttgtaaaaacgtaaatttaaaaaatcagtgatatggctcgatagttatttttttttttgcaatatggATGGAGCAACCTATATGGAACATTTATATGGAACaaaatgctttaacataggaaaacggcctcatattacagtggtttatttattatatataatgcattgtgttccatataaccaaaatgataccccaggaacacaatgctatAACATAgcaaaacggcctcattgctctttattgttatatagtggtttaaacattatatataatgcattgtgtttcatatacccaaaatgataccccaggaacacaatgctttaacatagaaaaacggcctcatattacagtggtttattcattatatataatgcattgtgttccattaaccaaaatgataccccaggaacacaatgctataatataggaaaacggcctcattgcttattacagtggtttattcatcaaatataatgcattgtgttccatatacccaaaatgataccccaggaacacaatgctttaacataggaaaacggcctcatattacagtggttaATTCATTATCTATactgcattgtgttccatatacccaaaatgataccccaggaacacaatgctttaacataggaaaactacctcattgcttattacagtggtttatttatcatatataatgcattgtgttccatatacccaaaatgataccccaggaacacaatgctttaacataggaaaacggcctcattgcttattacagtggtttattcatcatatataatgcattgtgttccatatacccaacataataccccaggaacacaatactttaacataggaaaacggcctcatattacagtggtttattcattatataatgcattgtgtttcatatacccaaaatgataccccaggaacacaatgctttaacatagaaaaacggcctcatattacagtggtttattcattatatataatgcattgtgttccattaaccaaaatgataccccaggaacacaatgctataatataggaaaacggcctcattgcttattacagtggtttattcatcaaatataatgcattgtgttccatatacccaaaatgataccccaggaacacaatgctttaacataggaaaacggcctcattgctacagtggtttattcattatattatataatgcattgtgttccatatacccaaaatgataccccaggaacacaatgctttaacataggaaaacggcctcatattacagtggtttattcattatataatgcattgtgttccatatacccaaaatgataccccaggaacacaatgctttaacataggaaaacggcctcatattacagtggtttattcattatataatgcattgtgttccatatacccaaaatgataccccaggaacacaatgctttaacataggaaaacggcctcattgcttattacagtggtttattcatcatatataatgcattgtgttccatatacccaacataataccccaggaacacaatgctttaacataggaaaacggcctcattgcttattacagtggttaaTTCATTATCTATactgcattgtgttccatatacccaaaatgataccccaggaacacaatgctttaacataggaaaactacctcattgcttattacagtggtttatttatcatatataatgcattgtgttccatatacccaaaatgataccccaggaacacaatgctttaacataggaaaacggcctcattgcttattacagtggtttattcatcatatataatgcattgtgttccatatacccaacataataccccaggaacacaatactttaacataggaaaacggcctcatattacagtggtttattcattatataatgcattgtgttccatatacccaaaatgataccccaggaacacaatgctttaacataggaaaacggcctcatattacagtggtttattcattattgtataaatgcattgtgttccatatacccaaaatgataccccaggaacacaatgctataatataggaaaacggcctcattgcttattacagtggtttattcatcaaatataatgcattgtgttccatatacccaaaatgataccccaggaacacaatgctttaacataggaaaacggcctcatattacagtggttaATTCATTATCTATactgcattgtgttccatatacccaaaatgataccccaggaacacaatgctttaacataggaaaactacctcattgcttattacagtggtttatttatcatatataatgcattgtgttccatatacccaaaatgataccccaggaacacaatgctttaacataggaaaacggcctcattgcttattacagtggtttatttatcatatataatgcattgtgttccatatacccaaaatgataccccaggaacacaatgctttaacataggaaaacggccccattgcttattacagtggtttatttatcatatataatgcattgtgttccatatacccaaaatgataccccaggaacacaatgctttaacataggaaaacggcctcattgcttattacagtggtttattcattatatataatgcattgtgttccatatacccaaaatgataccacatgaacacaatgctttaacataggaaaacggcctcattgcttattacagtggtttattcattatatataatgcattgtgttccatatacccaaaatgataccacaggaacacaatgctttaacataggaaaacggcctcattgcttattacagtgggttattcattatatataatgcattgtgttccatatacccaaaattaTGGTATATTTGGCTGCAAGTAACAAATATTCAGAtacaagtactgtacatacacaaaataaaaaatcttttattaattagaaaaatataattacacAAAAAATACGGGATATTGAATGATAAAGACAATTACCATCCCATCGGCTTTTTACTGCAACGCAGGATTTACTTATTTTGAAATCTGTAGTGTCAGAGCGAAagaaatgaaattttaaatcCGTTATTCTCTAAATAGAGAGTAGAGAATGatcgatcgtcgaaatgacgctctcCCTCAATATCCAATCACATCTTCCTTTAAAACTCCCTAAGTTGTTAATAATCAATGTACATGAACATGCTCCTGTCTTCATTTTGGGGGTCCGAACATATCTGGAACTCGAGgagttacagtacagtatactgctactagtgtactgtaggctagtcattttgtgtgcgagaaaaacgtctgtaaaatcatcaatttaaaaatgtatttgttactttttatgtgattctttttcatgaaagtgccaattctaaggtgtggtattcagaataaatgttgggagttaaaatacaaggcaggtgaggtgcgaaagataaatatttgtaatcttaggtgttgggtcttagctttcgtgatcttaggtcttagggggtctgagctttcgtggtctgagctttcgtgacacccgtgtgacgtgtgtgtgtgttaggtatgaccaaagatagttacactatagtgtaactatctttggtatgacacaatccgagtaataagtcagcaaaattaaacaataaacattacacaaaaatacatttttattctcgtgggtcaaatcttcccatctcatgtgttcatatacgcgcatttttaaagttcctttgagtacatgcatattgtttgataataaaatagcagaattaaaaaaatacagtacacaaattatacacattctttattcttgtgggtctaagctttctttgggctatgtccaatgaattactacttagtttaatgtcttgccgtacttgcctagctgtcgattagcctcgactcgacacattttgtgtgaagagaagagtgcgcgaaggcaatcacgtgaattgacttataatcctaggcctactgtatgtagaaagtatcgtatcgcagttgtaatcacttcttgttgctatacgcttgggtgcacacggaacaacaaatttaactgatgaattattcatgtttattttgtgacgtttcatgaaggggtccccaactttatgtacgaaaaaaaaaatcgctccCGGGCCGATGACAGTTCGTCCCAATAGCTTACCGTGAACTAAcggaactttattttatatctttttattgtcaaaatcaaaaattatactgtattcaaattaataggcctactgtagaacgAACGATAGGCATCACATTCTGAAGATTTTGCTCGATCGTTAACCCGttataatagtatataattCTCTTAGATTTGTTTGTGTAGTgtcaattctatatttaaatggtCAGTATACAACCGGGTAACCTGTTtcttcaatttttaaaaatgtatattttcttttgttaatggAGACTCATGGCAGGGATATGCAAACATTTAGAAGCGGGACGTCGACAATCTGTTGAAAATCGGGAGACTGTTGAATAGTCGTCTCATCCACAAGCCTGTGAGATAGAAAGTTGGGGGTTAGAGTGGTTAAGCCCGATAAAAAATCACCATCCTTAATAAAGACATGTGTAGAgagtaattctttttttttgtattcaccACGAGCAATGCTTCAGAAGTCAGTTTTTTTACTTTGATGATGAGGACAATTGTGGTTGGCGGATCGAACTGGAACTTCATTAAACATGTCTTTTGACAGTGTCGGTAAACGTAATACCGATATAAATAAACACCCGTTTTAATATCGTCACTAATCACATTGCAACCGTAACAAAATCGACAATTTTGGAgcgaatattttttatttcaatctttgTTTTGAATGGCTTTTGTCTTTGTTAACGTTGACATAATGGcataattaaatgttattcTGAATTATGGAAGCCGTGAAACAGATGATATGTCGCAGGAAACGATTGATTATAACCAAAATTTGCAGAACGCTGATTCCTATCGTTCGTTCTTTTTAGCtttttgtcaaatcataatttgaatatgttCTGTCAAATTTGGCctggaaatattttaagagctggAATTAGTTTCCAGATCCACGCAAAGTGCGCATTAAAAACAAACTTGCGTGTcctcacaagtgggaaccgacgtgTTCAACACCGTTTATGCCTTACGTTCATCGTAATGATTCTCTCGTGAGGGGATGCAAAATAGAgtattttcttatgttgcgCGTCAATACGATACGTTGCGGCAGGATGTTTTTGTTAgttaagcgtggtttccactagcgacgcaacgcaaggacgtaacgcaacgcaagtgaattgaccaatcacaagcgatggcttattcgcttgtgattgctaactgtctataacttcgcttgtcattggttaaaacgcttgcgttgcgtttacgtccttgcgttacgttctagtgggaaccaagctttagttagTGGTTCATAcgttggttaatgaaatatttattttactttttacatttttcttctttacatATTACTGTCGCTTCACCAATCACACTAACCGatactgataatattatttgtccattattattagaaaaacatttttaaactggcGAATAATTAAATCAGCAATACTGCAGTATAGGCTAAAATGGGGAAAATGTAAAcgtttaaaatactatacagaataattaaaggaaaataaatatcttattgtatttattcatacattttagataatatgcaaatattatagataataaacataatatcaacatatttaaatgcaaaaaaaaaaggatctcTAAGTTGTATTCACgcgtataacattttttaaaacaagtgTAAAATCTATGATACGGACACTTTTTATATAGGCTCTAAAATTAGCCTAAATAGGGCTATCGCCATCCTTTACTTcttataatttacatattgtagtttatttctatacttttctatacaatttggctatggttttaaattgtaggcATTGCATTCAATTCAATGCTCTGTGCGATGTCCTTCTTGTGCGTCCGgccttgcaaatagcgcgatgtgtttgttcgtaaaaccatatcacatattaactccattgGAGAATACACGTGAGCTTGTTAATagataaagtcatgttttttgataacataacgattaaaatcgaaatatttttttagaatctgtaaattcaaggtgttatcaTCAGTTGTGTGTGATTTTGGTCCGATTTTGTgtacactaccatttcgtagggtcttcgctttcgaggtcttcggtcttcgatcttcgctttcgaggtcttcgctttcgacacacccccgaaaatgatcgtttttggccacgaacgttgtaaaaaaattgcgccctcagtcgacaattgtaTGAACCACACAGTTTTTCGCtaatataattacaaataattacgttttatagtaatttattttatatatcaacattggaaatatcaataaaatatgttattaaatgtttacaaatacTAGCTAGCTGAAtcagctagctaggccctaaGACTTAGGCTAAGTATAGTAAGTACAgtcagtagtagtactagtagcctGAAAATatttactactaggcctaggcctaggctattaaTTTTTAGTGAAAAGTTCTACTATATTACTTActgtaaacaaatttaaaagtgGTGTGTTGAAAACGTCTCTTGTTGTTTCTACTTGTGTTCTCGCTGTCGCGAGTCGACTCGCGACGATCGAGAGAGCGATTGAAAAAATGTAGAAGCTAGATAAATGACGTCATGCAATCTCACCGAGAGCCGAATaagtccgaaacgaaccgatggaggaactctcgtacggaaaaaaaaaatcgcggcctgCAGTGCAATGCTtctatttttactttatttggGACTTAAGTATAAGTACAGTATCGGTATTATCCCTTACATTTTCCGGAAATATTTGGACTTTATATCCAGCAATTCTTATTGGTTCTTATTCTCTTTATATAAGCACGTGATGGCACGGTATTGTATATGATAGTTTTATTTTAAGGCGATGACATCATTGGCTTGTTTATTACAAATTGGTTGTCTCTAGTAGTTCCAAGCACTTGTTGTTTTAACCTCACACAGACTTCTTTTACATCGAAGTTATAAAACAATAGATATGagattttatagttttaacTTGTTCTTCGTCTTAATATCAACTGTAGGTAAGTTTGACGTATTATTTATGCTCGTTTAAGCTTAAGTAATTGCTGTGTAGAAGGAATCAAAATATAGCATTAATTCCAGGCAAAACATGGATAAGAATAGAGTTCAGTGACAACTATGACTATTTATTAACTGGAAAGTGGAAATAAGTTATTTTCCAACACTGCCCATCGTAAATATTTTCAGGCTGTGGGCTTACCATTGATGGAGCTAAATCGACCATGGTAGACCAGCAACTACCTTCTACAATCTAATAAATTCGCATTTTATAAACATTAGGGATATTTCCGATCAAAATCAAATGACTGTTAAATACGCAATAGTACTACTGTTTCTAGAAATCCAACTTGTGTCttataatttaatgtaaattaattgttttatataaaaggCTAATGATGTTTAAATGTCTTTTCTGTCCAAAAGCTGCAAGTTATTGCTTCAAGAGCTACGCAGAGAAGAGTGGTGGTAACTCGCGATGTAAACAGCGATTAACAGGTCTAGGTAGTGAAACAAGCGAAAAGGATTGTTGCCAGCATTCTAGTGCCGCCGGATTTTCCAAACATCGGAAGGGTTCACGTTGCACGCCATGTAATAGGCCTAGCCCAACAGAGATAAGTTCAGGTTAGgtcatatgttttatatttattaactgCAAATAAACGTTTGTTTTAATATGATTAAAGGCATCACTACTGTGTAttcaatagtatacaaataatgaatgcttatgagtgtaatggtacaaataatggcatgaggtgaatgatgaaccTTTACACATATATACATAGCCTATATCTCTCCAAAAATGTACTTTCATTGCGAAACCAGTCATAACATTCAATCTTCGCGgcgaaagtacaaaataggtggcgTACACGAAAAAAGTAGTATTAAACGATAGTTTAATAGTgcgtattatataacacctatataaattcctgtcatttgattggacgaatgtgggtcacatggcgtgcaatagtacgcactattcaacgatcgttaaatagtactttttgaaacatttttgtgtacgaaaaaaaacgtctagatgttatataaaacaaataatgaatgttttgtattcgtgtaatggtacaaataatggcacttggtgaatgatgaaaggttatatcaactcggctttgcctcgttgatataacctttcatcattcacctcgtgccattatttgtaccattgcactcataaacattcattatttgtatactattgcacgccatgtgacccacaatcgaatgacaggaatttatttaggtgttatgtAATCTATCGATCGATACTGTATTGGACAAtcagaattatttttattcaaaactAAGACATAACAAATAGTACTATTACAATAATGACCAAAACGGAGTGTTTTTGGAAAATTGATAACCAATTAGGCCTAATCTGAACTTGGTGAGAAACTTTCACTATCTAATAGTACAAAACCAACATGCTAAACTACACTGTATGACTGGCTGCGTGTTTGTTCGCATCGAAAAGGTTTCGAAGACTTTGAAGATATCTTTTTATTTAAGAAGACCTTCTATTCACCACATTTGTTTCCTCAATAACTGTctctattttgtttctttattttagtTTGGACAGATTGGAGTGACTGGCGCCCGTGTAGTGTGACTTGTGGTAACGGAACTCAGCTTAGGTACCAAACGTGCCAATCGCATGCCTGTTCCGGAAATCCTGTTGATATTCGACCTTGCAATGATCAAGACTGTCCAGGTAAATAAGTATTTCAAAAAGTTACAAGGCACAAGTTGAAAAGTCAATCTGAATTGTTGCTCCTGAGTTACCTTGCCGCGCCTAGAAATAAAAATCCAAGACAAAgcaaacgaaacaaaaaaaatttgaataggACAAGCTCAGCTGTTTTTTACATCTTGTTCAGAAGATGTTGGTAGGGCGTGTAGGGGCGTGGTTGAAATGATTGCATGTTTGTCGTTTATCGCTGAATTCAAGAATTGATCCATTTTAATTAAtctatgttttttgtttgtcaGTGGCCGTAGATGGTGGATGGACACGTTGGAAAAGATGGAGCTCTTGCTCGGTGTCATGCGGGAAAGGTTATCAGTATCGTGTACGAACTTGTTCAAATCCACCGCCATTGTACGGGGGCCGTCAGTGTGTAGGCAAAGATAGTATCGTAAGATCATGTACAGTCCGAAAATCGTGTGCTGGTACGTTTCAATGAGTTTTGTTAATGACAATTAGAGAATTAGTACACTATACAGgcaatattacagtatttagaCACACTGTCAATAAATTAGATTCCCCTACTGTCTACAGGATGATACTTCCAACAGTCAAGGGAGTTATTTTTGTAGTGAGAAAACATCCACACAGCAGACAGCATATGACCCCATAACCCTGGAATTGGTAGTCATTTACACATAAGACAGGTTATACTGGACAATTCTGctctaacaaaatatataaataattagtcAATAGATCAAGCcagaaagtaaaaataaacaaatcatgtTCCTTATATTGTTTCTGTTTGATACTACAGTTCATGGAGGTTGGAGCCTATGGAGCAGTTACTCGCAGTGTGATAAAACATGCGGTAACGACGGTATGAAAGTACGAACTCGTAGCTGTACCAATCCAGCTCCAGCGAATGGCGGTGATGACTGTCGTGGACTTGCTCTTGATAAATCTCCATGCACTGATCTTAAAGCATGCCCAGGTATTCAAGAGTATTACCTGTGTTCACACGCACTGAAGTTAATCGTGCATATAAACCACTTTAGCTGATCcgatcatatcatatcatccgagcatggaggtattatacctccatgatttgaGTTACACCCGACGCTGTTCGTGTGCTGCTCCGTAATTCTCTTCGTTTCATTAACTCTTACTTCCAATAACTCCGATAGGTTTTAGATACATAAAATGTAACTTTTCCGATAGAGTTCATAATAAATGTAACGTTAGACAACTGATAGGATTTATAATGGAAGTATATCAGATTTAACCAGTGCGTTTGAACACAAAACAACTAAATAACATGCATTATTGTCTGTAGGATTTATCTCCGATCGAGAAAGGCATATTGATACAAGTGAGGTCATAGAAAAAGACAATACTGACTGCCTGCTGCCCGATGTTTTTGACTTTCTGTTATCAGTACTATCTCTTTACAATCTAAATTTCATACCATTTTCATCTTACAGTTGATGGTTCCTGGTCTACTTGGTCGGCATGGTCTGGGTGTAGTGCAACGTGTGATACTGGCATTCGGATCAGGACAAGACTATGCAATTCTCCTCGTCCACAACATGGTGGTAAAGATTGTCCTTCGGAAAGCAGACAAACAAGAAACTGTACAGCGCATGTCAGGTGTCCAAGTAAGTCACAATTTGCAAAAACTAGTGGGATTCAATACCCTCCAA
This DNA window, taken from Antedon mediterranea chromosome 9, ecAntMedi1.1, whole genome shotgun sequence, encodes the following:
- the LOC140058854 gene encoding properdin-like isoform X2 → MRFYSFNLFFVLISTVAASYCFKSYAEKSGGNSRCKQRLTGLGSETSEKDCCQHSSAAGFSKHRKGSRCTPCNRPSPTEISSVWTDWSDWRPCSVTCGNGTQLRYQTCQSHACSGNPVDIRPCNDQDCPVAVDGGWTRWKRWSSCSVSCGKGYQYRVRTCSNPPPLYGGRQCVGKDSIVRSCTVRKSCAVHGGWSLWSSYSQCDKTCGNDGMKVRTRSCTNPAPANGGDDCRGLALDKSPCTDLKACPVDGSWSTWSAWSGCSATCDTGIRIRTRLCNSPRPQHGGKDCPSESRQTRNCTAHVRCPIDGGLTEWSSWSNCGAAQCGAKGHRYRRRHCTNPAPRYGGNPCSNKNAVMKESCIKDCTAVPVKKCRPKVKPTQNAPVSASSSIGELSYPSYEDPASSSTSADEEPSYIDPGFPPMTRMLQKTAQHEKNLRVDPPLPDGFLSYSESSSVSIDIQLSDLSLGKEKPIEKSTNLQQKKPTDTVSFSTSISVSSDASLFQKNDGDVHAEVITPSPPVDEDQPSFSFNEELEDCEEIEEVLEVSSVSESSSADQPSFSSSSN
- the LOC140058854 gene encoding properdin-like isoform X1, with protein sequence MRFYSFNLFFVLISTVAASYCFKSYAEKSGGNSRCKQRLTGLGSETSEKDCCQHSSAAGFSKHRKGSRCTPCNRPSPTEISSVWTDWSDWRPCSVTCGNGTQLRYQTCQSHACSGNPVDIRPCNDQDCPVAVDGGWTRWKRWSSCSVSCGKGYQYRVRTCSNPPPLYGGRQCVGKDSIVRSCTVRKSCAVHGGWSLWSSYSQCDKTCGNDGMKVRTRSCTNPAPANGGDDCRGLALDKSPCTDLKACPVDGSWSTWSAWSGCSATCDTGIRIRTRLCNSPRPQHGGKDCPSESRQTRNCTAHVRCPIDGGLTEWSSWSNCGAAQCGAKGHRYRRRHCTNPAPRYGGNPCSNKNAVMKESCIKDCTATNVAAVPVKKCRPKVKPTQNAPVSASSSIGELSYPSYEDPASSSTSADEEPSYIDPGFPPMTRMLQKTAQHEKNLRVDPPLPDGFLSYSESSSVSIDIQLSDLSLGKEKPIEKSTNLQQKKPTDTVSFSTSISVSSDASLFQKNDGDVHAEVITPSPPVDEDQPSFSFNEELEDCEEIEEVLEVSSVSESSSADQPSFSSSSN
- the LOC140058854 gene encoding properdin-like isoform X3, whose protein sequence is MRFYSFNLFFVLISTVAASYCFKSYAEKSGGNSRCKQRLTGLGSETSEKDCCQHSSAAGFSKHRKGSRCTPCNRPSPTEISSVWTDWSDWRPCSVTCGNGTQLRYQTCQSHACSGNPVDIRPCNDQDCPVAVDGGWTRWKRWSSCSVSCGKGYQYRVRTCSNPPPLYGGRQCVGKDSIVRSCTVRKSCAVHGGWSLWSSYSQCDKTCGNDGMKVRTRSCTNPAPANGGDDCRGLALDKSPCTDLKACPVDGSWSTWSAWSGCSATCDTGIRIRTRLCNSPRPQHGGKDCPSESRQTRNCTAHVRCPIDGGLTEWSSWSNCGAAQCGAKGHRYRRRHCTNPAPRYGGNPCSNKNAVMKESCIKDCTVPVKKCRPKVKPTQNAPVSASSSIGELSYPSYEDPASSSTSADEEPSYIDPGFPPMTRMLQKTAQHEKNLRVDPPLPDGFLSYSESSSVSIDIQLSDLSLGKEKPIEKSTNLQQKKPTDTVSFSTSISVSSDASLFQKNDGDVHAEVITPSPPVDEDQPSFSFNEELEDCEEIEEVLEVSSVSESSSADQPSFSSSSN